A single genomic interval of Clostridium facile harbors:
- the ilvB gene encoding biosynthetic-type acetolactate synthase large subunit, with translation MKLTGSQIILECLLEQNVDTIFGYPGGSVLNIYDALYDYQDKIRHILTAHEQGATHAADGYARATGKTGVALVTSGPGATNTVTGIATAYMDSIPLVVISGNVPVPQLGLDSFQEVDITGVTMPVTKHNFIVKKVEDLAPTIRRAFKIANTGRKGPVLVDIPKDVTAAIYEYERKQPEPIEQVYSDPSEKALANAVELISNAKRPLIYTGGGVVASEEANLAVKKLAELMDAPVSSSLMGQGGFDNFDSRYIGMMGMHGSVTAAKAVTDCDLFLAIGTRFSDRVILKISRFAPNAQILQIDIDPAEINKNIKADNILIGDVRQVVELLNQRLTPTPHPEWMAQIQAWNEEFPNIQKGKDEDAVTPQEVIETLCELTNGDAIITTEVGQNQMWAAQYYKLRRPHQFVSSGGLGTMGFGLGAAMGAQVGCPDKQVVNIAGDGSFQMNCNELVTMAKYQIPMIELVLNNEVLGMVRQWQRLFYNKRFSQTTLDRGVDYVKLAGAYGIEAYNITKASEIRPTLEKALAAHAPVLINCVIDRDINVLPMVPAGAPIDEPILEIEIDN, from the coding sequence ATGAAATTAACAGGGTCCCAAATTATTTTGGAATGTTTGTTAGAGCAGAATGTGGATACGATTTTTGGCTATCCTGGTGGGTCCGTCCTGAATATCTACGATGCTTTGTATGATTATCAGGATAAAATCCGGCACATTTTAACTGCTCACGAACAGGGGGCAACCCATGCGGCAGACGGTTATGCCCGTGCTACTGGAAAAACCGGTGTAGCTTTGGTAACTTCTGGCCCAGGTGCTACCAATACCGTGACAGGGATTGCGACCGCTTACATGGATTCTATTCCTTTGGTTGTTATTTCCGGCAATGTTCCAGTACCGCAATTAGGCTTGGATAGTTTCCAGGAAGTGGATATTACCGGTGTAACCATGCCAGTCACCAAACACAACTTTATCGTGAAAAAAGTAGAAGATCTTGCTCCTACGATTCGCCGTGCGTTTAAAATCGCGAATACAGGCCGAAAAGGCCCTGTATTGGTAGATATTCCTAAAGATGTGACAGCAGCAATCTATGAATATGAAAGAAAACAGCCGGAACCAATTGAACAGGTGTACAGCGACCCAAGTGAAAAAGCTCTGGCAAATGCTGTGGAACTGATCTCCAACGCAAAACGTCCGTTAATTTATACTGGCGGCGGTGTAGTGGCATCCGAAGAGGCAAACCTGGCAGTGAAAAAACTGGCAGAATTAATGGATGCGCCGGTATCTTCTTCCTTGATGGGGCAGGGAGGATTTGATAATTTTGACTCCCGATATATCGGTATGATGGGGATGCACGGCAGTGTTACTGCGGCAAAAGCAGTAACAGACTGTGATTTATTCTTGGCAATAGGAACCCGTTTTAGTGACCGCGTGATTTTGAAGATCAGCCGGTTTGCGCCAAATGCACAGATTTTACAGATTGATATTGACCCTGCTGAAATCAATAAAAATATTAAAGCGGACAATATTTTGATTGGGGACGTGCGCCAGGTTGTAGAATTGCTCAACCAGAGGTTAACTCCAACACCTCATCCAGAATGGATGGCGCAAATTCAGGCATGGAATGAGGAATTCCCAAATATCCAAAAAGGGAAAGACGAAGACGCAGTTACCCCTCAGGAAGTAATCGAGACACTTTGTGAACTGACCAATGGTGATGCAATTATCACAACAGAGGTTGGGCAAAACCAGATGTGGGCGGCACAGTATTATAAACTGAGACGTCCTCACCAGTTTGTTTCTTCCGGCGGGCTGGGGACGATGGGCTTTGGCTTAGGGGCTGCAATGGGTGCCCAAGTTGGCTGCCCTGATAAGCAGGTGGTTAATATTGCGGGTGATGGCAGCTTCCAGATGAACTGTAATGAATTGGTAACCATGGCGAAATACCAGATTCCAATGATTGAATTGGTGTTGAACAATGAAGTGTTGGGAATGGTACGCCAATGGCAAAGGCTGTTTTATAACAAGCGTTTCTCCCAAACCACCTTGGATCGTGGTGTAGACTATGTAAAATTAGCGGGGGCTTATGGAATAGAGGCATATAATATCACAAAAGCCAGTGAAATCCGCCCAACATTGGAAAAAGCTTTGGCTGCTCATGCTCCAGTTTTGATTAACTGTGTGATCGATCGAGATATCAACGTTCTGCCAATGGTACCAGCCGGCGCACCAATTGACGAACCAATTCTTGAAATTGAGATAGATAACTAA